One Danio rerio strain Tuebingen ecotype United States chromosome 22, GRCz12tu, whole genome shotgun sequence genomic window carries:
- the si:dkey-21e2.7 gene encoding duodenase-1: MTIIIMSVLLLVSLVPHLTFTAHVGIEDGTEAKPHSRPYMVSLQYYSQHICGGFLITEQFVLTAAHCWAKGLVLSVVAGAHYLSENEIYDSFEVESYIPHPDYNSNTFENDILLLKLKTKVRLSNIVGMISLPKDGEDVKADTLCSVAGWGTLWKNGPKTDRLMEAETVIVNDAECERRWGSLYKASKMICVYGHGGSCYGDSGGPLVCDNTAFGITSFVDLYLCNSRLRPNVYTRTSAHLPWIHNITGNF; the protein is encoded by the exons atgaccatcatcatcatgtcTGTGCTCCTGCTGGTTTCTCTAGTGCCACACCTGACCTTCACTG CCCATGTGGGTATAGAGGACGGCACTGAAGCAAAACCTCACTCCAGACCTTACATGGTTTCGCTTCAATATTATAGCCAACATATCTGTGGTGGATTCCTCATTACTGAACAATTTGTCTTGACTGCTGCACATTGCTGGGCAAA aggtTTGGTCCTCTCGGTTGTCGCTGGCGCCCATTATTTGAGTGAAAATGAAATTTACGACTCATTTGAAGTGGAATCCTACATCCCGCATCCAGACTATAATTCTAATACATTTGAGAATGACATCCTGCTTTTGAAG CTAAAGACAAAAGTTAGACTGAGCAACATTGTTGGAATGATATCATTACCAAAGGATGGAGAAGATGTTAAAGCAGATACTCTCTGTAGTGTTGCTGGTTGGGGAACACTGTGGAAAAATGGCCCAAAGACTGATCGTCTAATGGAGGCAGAGACAGTTATAGTGAATGATGCAGAGTGTGAACGCAGATGGGGATCTCTTTATAAGGCCTCAAAGATGATCTGTGTTTATGGTCATGGTGGATCCTGCTAT GGGGATTCTGGAGGTCCTTTGGTTTGTGATAACACTGCTTTTGGTATCACTTCTTTTGTTGACCTTTATCTCTGTAATTCACGTTTGCGTCCTAATGTGTATACTAGGACTTCGGCACATCTCCCCTGGATCCACAACATAACTGGAAATTTTTAG